One Danio rerio strain Tuebingen ecotype United States chromosome 9, GRCz12tu, whole genome shotgun sequence genomic region harbors:
- the upp2 gene encoding uridine phosphorylase 2 (The RefSeq protein has 4 substitutions compared to this genomic sequence) encodes MALILINNTGNKHNNYIRQAKYVNNPHLDGMEEDILYHFSLSTKTHDLPQMFGDVKFVCVGGSPNRMRTFAEYIHEQLEMPSNTADIKDICEGTDRYSMYKVGPVLSISHGVGVPSISIMLHELIKLLYHARCRGVIIFRIGTSGGIGLAAGTIVITDKAVDSFFRPQFEQVVLGKVITRSTELDVDIAQELLQYSSELTDMPTVFANTMCTHDFYEGQGRLDGALCSFSTEEKFEYLRKASKAGVRNIEMESSVFAAMCHVCNLKAAVVCVTLLNRFEGDQISTPHDILMEYQQRPQRLVAHLIKKRLGLIS; translated from the exons ATGGcacttattttaataaacaacacTGGAAATAAGCACAACAATTATATTCG ACAGGCGAAGTATGTGAATAATCCTCATCTGGATGGCATGGAAGAGGACATCTTGTACCATTTCAGCCTGAGCACCAAGACCCATGACCTGCCCCAGATGTTTGGCGATGTAAAG TTTGTTTGTGTTGGTGGAAGTCCCAATAGAATGAGAACTTTTGCTGAATATATACATGAGCAGCTGGAGATGCCCAGTAACACAGCAGACATTAAAGATATCTGTGAAGGAACAGACAGATACTCGATGTATAAAGTGGGACCTGTGCTTTCCATAAGT CATGGCATGGGTGTTCCCTCCATCTCCATCATGCTGCATGAGCTCATTAAATTGCTCTATCATGCTCGCTGTCGTGATGTCATCATCTTTCGCATTGGCACATCAGGTGGAATTG GCTTGGCTGCAGGTACAATAGTGATCACAGATAAAGCTGTGGACTCATTCTTCAGGCCACAGTTTGAGCAGGTGGTTTTGGGAAAGGTAATCACCAGGAGCACAGAGCTTGATGTGGATATAGCCCAAGAACTACTGCAGTATTCATCTGAGCTTACAGATATGCCCACTGTAATTGCAAACACAATGTGCACGCATGATTTCTACGAAG GTCAGGGGCGCCTGGATGGAGCCCTGTGCTCattttctactgaagaaaaatttGAATATCTGCGGAAAGCAAGTGAAGCAGGTGTCAGAAACATTGAGATGGAGTCCAGTGTCTTTGCTGCCATGTGTCATGTCTGCAATCTTAAAg cTGCAGTGGTGTGTGTGACTCTTCTGAATCGGTTTGAGGGGGATCAGATTTCTACACCTCATGATATTCTTATGGAATATCAACAGAGACCACAGCGTCTTGTGGCTCACCTAATCAAAAAACGGCTCGGACTTATCTCATAA